Proteins co-encoded in one Pseudarthrobacter chlorophenolicus A6 genomic window:
- a CDS encoding adenylosuccinate synthase, whose amino-acid sequence MPAIVIVGAQWGDEGKGKATDLLGGRVDYVVKPNGGNNAGHTVVVGGEKYELKLLPAGILSPNAVPIIGNGCVVNLEALFQEIDGLQARGADTSKLRVSANAHLVAPYHQVLDKVTERFLGKRAIGTTGRGIGPAYMDKVARLGIRVQDVFDESILRQKVEGSLHQKNEVLVKIYNRRSVVVDEIVEYFLSFAERLRPLVIDSTLVLNTALDEGKVVLMEGGQATFLDVDHGTYPFVTSSNPTAGGASVGSGIGPTRISRSIGIIKAYTTRVGAGPFPTELFDEMGVYLQKTGGEFGVNTGRPRRCGWYDAVLARHASRVNGFTDYFVTKLDVLTGIEQIPVCVAYDVDGVRHDEMPMTQTEFHHAKPIFEYFDGWTEDITGARTLADLPENARNYVLALEKLSGTRFSAIGVGPDRDQTIVVNDLIND is encoded by the coding sequence ATGCCAGCAATTGTGATCGTAGGAGCCCAGTGGGGCGACGAAGGAAAAGGCAAGGCCACCGACCTGCTGGGCGGCCGTGTTGACTACGTCGTCAAGCCCAACGGCGGCAACAACGCCGGGCACACCGTCGTCGTAGGCGGTGAAAAGTACGAACTCAAGCTGCTTCCGGCAGGCATTCTCAGCCCCAACGCAGTCCCCATCATTGGCAACGGCTGCGTGGTCAACCTTGAAGCCCTGTTCCAGGAAATCGACGGCCTGCAGGCGCGCGGTGCCGATACGTCCAAGCTGCGCGTCTCCGCAAACGCCCACCTGGTGGCTCCGTACCACCAGGTCCTGGACAAAGTCACTGAACGCTTCCTCGGCAAGCGCGCCATCGGCACCACCGGGCGCGGCATCGGCCCCGCCTACATGGACAAGGTGGCCCGCCTGGGCATCCGCGTCCAGGACGTCTTCGACGAGTCCATCCTCCGCCAGAAGGTGGAGGGCTCGCTGCACCAGAAGAACGAGGTCCTGGTCAAGATCTACAACCGCCGCAGCGTTGTGGTCGATGAGATCGTGGAGTACTTCCTGTCCTTCGCTGAGCGGCTCCGCCCGCTGGTCATCGACAGCACGCTGGTCCTGAACACTGCCCTGGACGAGGGCAAGGTAGTGCTGATGGAAGGCGGCCAGGCAACGTTCCTCGACGTCGACCACGGCACCTACCCGTTCGTCACCTCCTCCAACCCCACGGCGGGCGGCGCATCTGTGGGCTCGGGCATCGGCCCCACCCGCATTTCCCGCTCCATCGGCATCATCAAGGCCTACACCACCCGCGTGGGCGCAGGCCCGTTCCCCACCGAACTCTTTGACGAGATGGGCGTGTACCTGCAGAAGACCGGCGGCGAGTTTGGCGTCAACACCGGGCGTCCCCGCCGCTGCGGCTGGTACGACGCCGTCCTGGCCCGCCACGCGTCCCGCGTCAACGGCTTCACAGACTACTTCGTCACCAAGCTGGATGTCCTTACCGGCATCGAACAGATCCCGGTGTGCGTGGCCTACGACGTTGACGGGGTCCGCCACGACGAAATGCCCATGACACAGACCGAGTTCCACCATGCCAAGCCCATCTTCGAATACTTCGACGGCTGGACCGAGGACATCACCGGCGCCCGCACCCTGGCAGACCTGCCGGAGAACGCGCGCAACTACGTCCTGGCGCTGGAGAAGCTGTCCGGGACGCGTTTCTCCGCCATCGGCGTGGGACCGGACCGGGACCAGACCATCGTGGTGAACGACCTCATCAACGACTGA
- a CDS encoding CoA-binding protein yields the protein MGHANDPAVIERLMRTKGRWAIVGLTTNEWRSAYDVSLFIRDQLGMDIIPVNLAGDTVHGEQGYRTLAEIPPEKQPIDVVDCFVNSEKVGKVVDEAIAVGAKAVWLQLGVIDEAAADRAKAAGLDVVMNSCPAQQAWKFKV from the coding sequence ATGGGCCACGCGAACGATCCTGCAGTTATTGAACGCCTCATGCGGACCAAAGGGCGTTGGGCCATCGTGGGCCTGACCACCAATGAGTGGCGCTCCGCCTACGACGTGTCCTTGTTCATCCGGGACCAGCTGGGCATGGACATCATCCCCGTCAACCTTGCCGGCGATACCGTGCACGGCGAACAGGGGTACCGCACCCTCGCCGAAATTCCCCCCGAAAAGCAGCCCATCGACGTCGTGGATTGCTTTGTGAACTCGGAGAAGGTGGGCAAGGTAGTGGACGAGGCGATCGCCGTGGGCGCCAAGGCGGTCTGGCTTCAGCTGGGCGTCATCGACGAAGCCGCCGCGGATCGTGCCAAGGCCGCCGGCCTGGATGTCGTGATGAATTCCTGCCCGGCCCAGCAGGCCTGGAAGTTCAAAGTCTGA
- a CDS encoding YegP family protein has translation MAGKFEVFLDSQSKFRFRLVGADGSVMAVSQAFNDKAAVVAGIAAVRECAGTGLVTDLSPAGALTPAVTVAAAPATEPTLDDRAAARLHALASAKVIRRHTAPAHWDWRRSRAELAN, from the coding sequence ATGGCGGGCAAGTTCGAAGTTTTCCTTGATTCCCAGTCGAAGTTCAGGTTCAGGCTCGTGGGCGCGGACGGGTCGGTGATGGCGGTATCGCAGGCGTTCAACGACAAAGCGGCCGTTGTGGCGGGGATCGCCGCGGTCCGGGAGTGCGCCGGGACCGGTTTGGTGACTGACCTATCCCCGGCCGGAGCCCTGACGCCTGCGGTGACCGTTGCCGCCGCCCCCGCCACCGAACCCACACTCGATGACCGGGCAGCGGCCAGGCTTCATGCCCTCGCCTCGGCCAAGGTCATTCGCCGCCACACCGCCCCCGCGCATTGGGACTGGCGCCGCAGCCGGGCGGAACTGGCCAACTGA
- a CDS encoding RNA polymerase sigma factor produces MTDALTDESLRDPDSGSSAFGVVYRTYASQVLGYFRARGAEDPEAAMQEVFLSVLPRLNSVTGGSDGLRTFIFSVAHARMVDDHRRQSRTPAKLPFEPGLDGREDPSAEAEALERIAPREIVGLLESLPDEQREVLSLRLVAGLTVEQTAETMGKSTGAVKQLQRRGILKLREVAAVKEYLQP; encoded by the coding sequence GTGACCGATGCACTGACAGACGAGTCCCTGCGAGATCCAGATTCTGGTTCCTCGGCCTTCGGCGTCGTCTACCGGACGTATGCGTCACAGGTATTGGGCTATTTCAGAGCCCGTGGAGCCGAGGATCCGGAGGCAGCAATGCAGGAGGTCTTCCTTTCTGTGCTGCCACGGCTGAACTCAGTGACCGGCGGCAGCGACGGCCTGCGCACGTTCATTTTCTCTGTGGCCCACGCCCGCATGGTCGATGACCACCGGCGGCAGAGCCGCACCCCTGCCAAGCTCCCCTTCGAACCGGGGCTGGACGGGCGGGAGGACCCGTCCGCTGAAGCGGAAGCGCTGGAGCGGATTGCGCCCCGAGAAATCGTAGGGTTGCTGGAGTCTTTGCCGGACGAGCAGCGGGAAGTGTTGTCGCTGCGGTTAGTTGCCGGGCTCACTGTCGAACAAACAGCGGAAACCATGGGGAAGAGCACAGGAGCGGTGAAGCAGCTGCAACGGCGCGGCATCCTCAAACTGCGCGAAGTTGCAGCAGTGAAGGAGTACCTGCAGCCATGA